The proteins below come from a single Cololabis saira isolate AMF1-May2022 chromosome 2, fColSai1.1, whole genome shotgun sequence genomic window:
- the zdhhc13 gene encoding putative palmitoyltransferase ZDHHC13 translates to MDWEENAHGHDCHHGHSGHAGHSHSHGPRAAAFGGMTHLFPPAYGQLGKLMDPTTDISQQPKKRSHLDDSSSWDIVKATQFGILERCQELVDAGYDVRQPDKENVSLLHWAAINNRSELVKYYMSKGAIIDQLGGDLNSTPLHWAIRQGHLPMVIQLMRHGADPSVADGEGYRGLHLAILFQHMAIAAYLMAKGLEVDGPDCNGQTPLMLAAQKIIGPEPTNFLIKNNASVSAVDKVNRNTPLHCAVLAGNVDAAHILLEAGASVDAENINGHTPIDLAHQVHSPLLIHMLNHVKQERIRSNSRCLRIVNRYRVFVQFLFCTAIFGCIGAILDMNSESWLLKTILLACVIGVINLVSRNFPNPALQSLLPASALMASVFWMLVTWCLWFLPDGPSATVQVLFTLNATALLYYYLRTCRTDPGFIKTTEEKKKMNVLVLAEAGFLDHRIFCTTCMVRRPVRASHCFSCDACVAKQDHHSIWTNTCIGARNHHYFILFLLSLVLMGGWMLYGCLAYWSAHCVLRYKEEGVWAAVSGLVSCSPWVVSVFLLALYHTCWSAVILLLQLYQIAFLGITTAERSTLILQQSKLRQSVSLRQNPFNLGVVQNLAAFFQLRCCGLFKPNIVDWTQQFPPHRDQYLFEQTNVV, encoded by the exons ATGGACTGGGAGGAAAACGCTCAT GGTCACGACTGTCACCACGGACATTCGGGACATGCAGGACATTCTCACAGTCACGGGCCCAGAGCGGCGGCATTTGGCGGGATGACGCACCTCTTCCCACCTGCTTATGGTCAGTTAGGCAAACTCATGGATCCCACGACGGACATCAGTCAGCAGCCGAAGAAACGGTCGCACCTGGACGACAGTAGCAGCTGGGACATCGTGAAGGCAACCCA GTTCGGCATCCTGGAGCGCTGTCAGGAGCTGGTGGACGCGGGATACGACGTCAGGCAGCCGGACAAAGAGAACGTCAGCCTGCTGCACTGGGCCGCCATAAACAACCGCTCAGAGCTGGTCAA GTATTACATGTCCAAAGGGGCGATAATTGACCAGCTGGGTGGAGACCTCAACTCCACTCCTCTCCACTGGGCAATAAG GCAGGGCCACCTGCCCATGGTGATTCAGCTGATGAGACACGGCGCCGACCCCTCCGTCGCAGATGGAGAAGGTTACCGTGGGCTGCACCTTGCCATCCTCTTCCAGCACATGGCCATCGCAGCGTATCTCATGGCTAAGGGACTG GAAGTCGACGGCCCCGACTGTAACGGACAGACGCCGCTCATGTTGGCAGCCCAGAAGATTATTGG acctgaacccacaAACTTTCTGATCAAGAACAACGCGTCGGTGAGCGCCGTGGACAAGGTGAACAGGAACACGCCGCTGCACTGCGCCGTGCTGGCAGGAAACGTAGATGCCGCCCACATCCTGCTGGAGGCCGGGGCCAGCGTGGACGCTGAGAACATTAAC GGTCACACGCCCATCGACCTGGCCCACCAGGTCCACAGCCCGTTGCTCATCCACATGCTCAACCACGTCAAGCAGGAGAGGATTCGCTCCAACTCCCGCTGCCTGCGCATTGTCAACAGATACAGG GTTTTTGTGCAGTTCTTGTTCTGCACTGCCATATTCGGGTGCATCGGTGCTATACTTGACATGAACTCAGAGTCCTGGTTACTCAAGACAATCCTTTTGGCCTGCGTTATAGGCGTGATCAACCTGGTCTCGAG GAATTTCCCAAACCCGGCCCTCCAGTCCCTCCTACCGGCTTCGGCTCTCATGGCTTCAGTCTTCTGGATGCTCGTCACCTGGTGCCTCTGGTTTCTTCCAG ATGGGCCCAGCGCCACGGTGCAGGTGCTGTTCACGCTGAACGCCACCGCGCTGCTCTACTACTACCTTCGCACCTGCAGGACCGACCCCGGCTTCATCAAGACCAccgaagagaagaagaagatg AACGTTCTGGTGCTGGCCGAAGCCGGGTTTCTGGATCACAGGATATTCTGCACCACTTGCATG GTCCGGAGACCGGTGCGAGCAAGTCACTGCTTCAGCTGTGACGCGTGTGTGGCCAAGCAGGACCACCACTCCATCTGGACCAACACCTGCATCG GCGCCAGGAACCATCACTACTTCATCCTCTTCCTGCTCTCCCTGGTGCTGATGGGCGGCTGGATGCTGTACGGTTGTCTGGCGT ACTGGTCCGCCCACTGTGTGCTGCGTTACAAGGAGGAGGGTGTGTGGGCCGCCGTCTCGGGCCTGGTCAGCTGCTCTCCCTGGGTGGTCAGCGTCTTCCTGCTGGCGCTCTACCACACCTGCTGGTCGGctgtcatcctgctgctgcagctctaCCAG ATTGCATTCCTGGGAATAACCACCGCAGAGCGATCGACTCTGATCCTCCAGCAGAGTAAACTCAGACAATCCGTCTCGCTGAGACAGAATCCATTCAA CCTGGGCGTGGTCCAGAACCTGGCGGCGTTCTTCCAGCTGCGCTGCTGCGGCCTCTTCAAGCCCAACATCGTGGACTGGACGCAGCAGTTCCCGCCCCACCGAGACCAGTACCTGTTTGAACAGACCAACGTGgtgtga